The segment TGGAGGAGCATATTAAAGGGAAGAAGATGAAACAGTACAATGAGTGGGAACTAAATTACCCAGcatcaataaacaaaaactccacatattctttctttttttatcaagcatatttattttttgtctgttggcagaaactgttttattttgctattATTCTTACCTTGACCAGGTGGAGCCTGTGTGCCAATACCATCTCCATGTAGTCCAGCATAAATATTGTCAGAAGACAGAGAGCCTTTGAGGGAACAGGGCTGCTGGGTCTGCACAGGTTCTGAGGTTGAGGTGGGGAGGTGGCTGGTGCATGACCGTGGCCTACTGTGGGTGGGGAAAGGCATTTTGGCCGGAGAGCCATTTAAGCTTACTGTGGTctcagctgaagcagcagcagcagtgcctggacacacacacataaggaTTAGATTAGTCTTTATTGATCTCTAATCAATATATTGATGTTTGGAAAAGTAACTCACTGGATTTGCTGGATTCACCGGTTTTGGTTTTGACATTTCTAAACTGTTGAACCAGAGGGCTGAGAAGTTTTCCTGGCTTCAGCCTGTGCCTGCTGGACCGCTTTCTGCGACTTCCATTTGGTGCGACGTGTAAGAGACCAagaccaggaggaggagctttACCAAGTCTTCGATACAGCAGCTCTACCTCTCCCCGCTGATGTGCTTGGAGCTCCGAGATCTCCCTCAGATGTCTGAGAGGGTGAAAGCAGGGATAATTACTTACAAgttaaatgacaaacatttactttgcagaaactactaatgaaaaaaaaaaaccttacttCTCTCTTAGTCTCTGAAGTTCCTTTTTAATGTCAGAGTCTTCCATCTCTGAGTCATTATCACTGCTGATGTAGGCAGAGCCCTGAACGCCTCCATGCCGTCCTGGTGAGTCAGAGCTCTGCACACTGCTGCTGCGACCCGTGCGACGGAGAAAAGCCACTGCCCTCTTCATGAGGTCACTTCCTCTGCGCTCAGAGCGAGGGTGATGTGATAGAGTGGCAGGAGTTGGCTTCACGGGGCTGCTCTCTGCCCCGGAGTCTGAGGACAGGAAGCGAGCATGGACCGTAACATCCACAGGAACAGAGTCTGAGGTCTGAGCACGAGGCAGCGATCCCCTCTTACCCATGGAAGGAGGCGTGTCCAGGTAGAAATCAGGTGGGGCAGAGTAGCGGCTGCAGCGTGTTCTCTGTGTAATTTCGTCCTCGGTGCTCACCACAGAGAAGCGGCCGATCGTGGTGGAGGTAGCCAAGACCTCGGCCTGCACCTGGTCCCCGATGTATTCAATGGGGTGTGCAGGTGAGGCCGCGCTACTCCAGCTCCTCTGCTTCACATCCCGTCTGTTGGCCACTTCAGGAGGAACAGAGAtgatctgacaaaaacaaagaagaggcTGAGATTCATAAAATGATGTTTCTATAACAGCAAATGCTATTCCAAGACAAGGATGTATTTTATTCCATGTTGTTCCAGTATGGAAAAGacacatttgatatgttttctgaaaataaaaacatcacataggtaccaataaattaaaaaaaaaactattgcatATAATTTTAAAGGCAGTCACAATGTATATGTTTTATTCAGGTTAATTGTATTAAACTGACAGGCATCttgtgctttaaaataacattaaaagtaaagttagaaaatctgaatttcaaaataattttttaatttttaaaattttactacCTTAAATCGACCTCTAGTACCAGTGCAGGACACAGAGTGAGGGACGTGTCTTCTTGATAAAGATGCTGCAGGAAAATTTCCAGAACATTCACTATTAATAAACTAACgtgttaattttagtttaaaaatgatgatttaTCACTGCCAACTATCTCTtagataaaaaaatgcataatttaCATACCGCACACAGCTGAGTCACTCAGTGTGCTCAAACTATCCATTCTCTCAGGAATTTGAGGCTTATGGTGTTGGCAGaaggacagagaaaaaaaagaagcacaagcCATTAATTGCCATTATCAGACaaatgtttgacattaaaatctATTGCAATTAGCACtgcacttgttttaaatattatttgagTAACACCATTTTCTATGTATTCAAAGTACAGTTAATATTACTTCAAATGGCTCTGTATGCTAAACCTTACCAGCTGTTCTCCTGCCCTGTAGCGTCCCTCCCCTATAGGCCCCGGGGTGCTGTTCCCTGACCCTCCTGTGGCGCTGTCAGGACCGGGAGGAAACTGAATGTACTCTGTGCCAGATCCTGGTGTCTCTGCAGCACTCCCTGACGGATACATCGGAGCATACTCCTGATAAAGTAGATTCCTTAGTTTTTCGTCCAAGGTTTTGATGGTGCTGTCGACAAAACCCCCACGGCCCAGCCGTCCTTCGCCGTCAGACTCACTGGGCCCTGCACCATGTTGAGATGGCGCTGGACTCTGGGGCAGAGAGGATACCTTGGTCCCTCCCACAGCTGAAAAGGGCTGATGGAGAACAACAGGCTGCTGTGGCAGCTCGGGGCGTGCTGTCGAGGCGTAGGAGACAGACGACGGCTCTTTGGTCGAACCCAGCTCCTGGAGGGGTAGAGGGGTGAGGGGAGAGCCTCCCTGTGAAGTGCTCACATCCAGAGATAGAGGCATAACGAGAGGACAGCAGGGCACCTCATCTGCAATAGAAACTGGACGTGTCAATTCAAGCTTTTGCTGAGCTGCATGGGAAGGGGAGACAGAGCCCCGAGGAGTTTCATGTGAATCTTCTACTTGGAAAGATGTATGAGGCAATGATGGGGGCAACGTCTGCGCTCTGACTGGTTTGACTTGATGAACGGCAGATTGGAGAGAACTGACAGCAGGTTCCAGTGAAGATGCAGACTGGAGAGTCGGAGGTGCAGACACAGGAGGTGACAGAGTGGCCAAAAGGAGTGGGTCAGTGTTTGATGATATTGGGGGACTTGAGAATCCATAAAGGTCAAAGTGGAATCCTCCACTTCCACCGGACATTGTGGAAGATGACCCCTCTTCTacagaaaggggaaaaaaagaagaaaatgagcaCAGAATTGCACATTATTAGTTTCTAAAACTACCAAATCTTATGCTCATTCTGTGATAAAATCATCCTAAAGGATGTAATTCGGCTGCCATAAGTCATATTGTTCCATGTTTCTGCCAGACATTATACTGACGTTGGTGTGTAAGAGCACAGTGACCTCTGGAGGTGGTGGGCCTTGCAGTGATGCTGTCAGCAGGCTGGGTAGCCGCTGAGCTCCCAGGTGACTGTGTAGCTGTCCCATCAGACAGGGTGTCTTGACTGGATATGGGTGTCTCCTCCACTGGGCAGATTATAAACCATCTCTTTCCTGTATGAAGAACTGCAACCCAGGAgtttagaaaagaaacaaaatcagtttaaacCCATAACATACTAAACTGTTGTggttacagttttaaaaaacaagccatGTTACCATTTTGCTGATATACAGGCTGAGGTGCTCCTGGCTGCTGACTCTATAAGAGATTTAGACATGTAAGCTTTGTTCTTTGCATTTATAAGCAGGGTTTTAATACAGATCTTTAACACTTACCTTTCCTACCTCTCCTACCTCAGACATCTGGCCTTGCAGTGGACTACAGCTCAAAGCTGTGGTTTTTTCACTGCCCATGTCTTcattcagcatatcttcagccttATCCACAAtgtccttcagctgatcaaTGAAGATCTCCTTTTCCAGCGGTAGGATAAAACCATTTTCCACCTTTAAACATTCAGTTTGAAAGATATTAAGCAAtgtcacacacaaagacaaaagctgTAAACTTAATTATGCTGAACAAACCATGTAAGTGGCTATTTCCTCCGGAGCATCTCCATCCAGATCAAACTTAAATGTCACCATTTTGTGGTTGTGAGTCTCCAGCTGGCATTCGACCATTTTATCACCAGTGTTACAAACCTGTGTAAAGAGGGGTTAACAATTTACATTCATTGATATTTAAGAATTTGAAGGGTCTGTGATTTTCTTTATGTTGTTGCTGTAAATTAAACCATGACTCACATTGAGCATGCTCAGTTTGGGCTTGCTGGTCTTTTCTTGCCTGGAACGTGTGCGGGCAGACTTGCGGTGGTGTTTTCTGGGTTTTACATCCCCCTTACTCCCACTAGCCAAGCTTTCATAGCCGTCACTTGTTTCTTTACCTGATGCTATATCAGAGTTtagactaaagaaaaaaaaaaagatcacctCTAAGAGAAACATTGCATTTTCCTTGCGAAAACATTTAAGGatataaattgaaataaaaaaaaattgtaaagaGCTGGAAATTAGTGCAAAACTGAAACCCACCTGTCATAGGCATAACTGGAGAGTGATAATGCTTTATCACGAAGCAAatcctgaaaaaataaaaacatgttagtGAAAGACAGTTAGAGAGTGTCTGTAAATTGCTTTTATTCCCAATGTAAATTCTATGTTTGCTTTGCTGCTATTTTCCTATTACTTCCAATCTGCTGTTCTCTGCTTCTTGTAAAACTGCTGTTGACTTATATGATGCTGTAAAAAAATTCTTAGCTTGCTTTAGGTTATATAAGGACCTGCTTTGTGCATTTACCAATGTGTGATTTCTGATCACTGATTCAGTGAAAGAATCACTGTAAGACTAAATCTATTAATAATGTTAAAGTGTGCAGATAGTTAAAAATGGTTTTGAATATCAATAAGAAGTCTTAAAAGCagagatgatttttattttaaacattttggatATGTCCTATATCTAAATCAGTATTAGTCTTAAAACTGTGCAAATGTTATCCGTACCTCTACACAGGGTTCATGCTGAAGGCTTCCAGAGATAGATGTTGTTTCTATATTTTGCTGAGTTGTAGTCAGGCTGGCACACTCAGGCAATGAGGTTGTTGTCTGGATGCCAGCAGGCTGCAGAACTGAAGCTGCAACAGGAGCTGCAGGCTGAATTGGtgctgacagactgacagaggTTGGGTCTGAGGCCAAACCAGGAGTGGAGATTTTAAATTTATCCATGGCAGAGGGTGTACCTGAGCTTATTGTAGGGACTGTTGTTAGCTCTGCAGTAAAACCCGATGTAGATAATGGTGCTTGAACTTGGGTGGAGGCCATAGGTTCCAGTGTTGGTAGAACATGTGTTGGCACTGAAGTTGGGACTTTAACAAGTGCTGAGGCTGGAGTTGGAAGCGCTGCTGCAGCTTGAGCTGACACTGAGACTGGAGGTGGAGTTTGAGCTGGGACTTTAGTTTCAAACTGGACTGTAGCTGGGACTGAGACTGAAGCTTGGCCAGCAGCAGTAGTTTCTCCCCAGAGTGAAGGCTGACCAGCAGTCAAGACAGGAGGGACTGTTTCCAAAAGCTGGACATCTCCTAGAGTCCCATGGGGAGCAATCAcctacaacagaaacaaaagaaagcattaaaaaaaattgtccatcAGTCTAATTGTCTTGCTTTGAATCTCCAAAGGCATGCCGTGCATGCATTTCACCAACATTGCCACCTTAGTGTTACAGATTTCTCAAGATCGAACCATTTCAGCGAGAACTGAGTCAAATATTCACCTGGACAGGCTGTTCAGTCAATTCCTGCTCAGGATGAGGGGCAGGGAATGGGGTGGGTTGTACCTGAGAGAGAGGTAAAGTATAGGTGGAATGGAAGCTACTGAAGTGTGCCTGAGATGTGGGAAGGCCACCCTGTTGCTGTGGCACCACAGGGGACTTGGCCAGTCCAAGAAGTGGAATAGGGAGTGCTAAACTGGGCCCATGTTGAGGTGTGGATATGGGGGTCTGAGGGGAGCCAAGAGGAGGTACAGATGAAAGGGCTGCATGAGGGGTGAGAGGAAGGGAGGGGAGGTGAGGCGAAGTTGAGTAGTAGGAGCTAGATATTGGAGTGCCACTGCTGCTGCAGGCAGACGGCAGAGAAGCTGGGGAGAAGGGAGGGGGCACGGGAACAATGGAATATGATGAGGAAaactgggaaagaaaaagggaaaatgaaataaaatgaacaaaagacagCGACTCGATACATACAACATTCACACGGGTCCTTTATGTATTACTGCAAGCCTGCACATTTTATAGGATGTTCTATCCAAACTGAATGTTTAGTTTGTTCCTCTGTTTCTAATATTACCCACAACACACCTGTGTGCTGATCTGCAGAGGCAGAAGGGGGGGAGGAGCACTGCAGAGTGGAAAACTGGTGGAGGTATCAGGAGGACTCAGGTGTGATGCAAGCTGGTCAGCAGATAACAGCTATGAAAGAAGATCAAATCAAGCCTTTTAATTTGGAAATGTAGAATAAGTTTCAAATTTCAATAAAGATCAAGCTTTTGACCTTCTTAACTTGTCcatataatgtttattttattttattattactttttgtgtgtgttgcagcaCATAAGCACAATCAGCCAACAACTCCATGGCAAGGATTTGTGACTTGAATCCACAGAGGACAACCTAAAGTCTCAGAAAAGTAGAAGCTTTGTAACTAGTGTGCCTGAGTGATAATTTGGTGGCAATAAGATTTTGATTCCATTCTCTGGCTCAACCAAGCATTGCTGAATGATCCCAATATTGGAATTGGCCTTATCATAGCTGAAGGGCTGAACAGGGGCATGGTTTGACTTCTGACTTGGGCCTTTCTgcgtggagtttgcatgttctcacCTTGCATGAGTgggttttacagttttctttcccacagacccaaaacatgcatgttaagttaattgTTAACAATAAATTGCAACAAGGTGTAAGCGTGAGCATGAATAATTGGTtgcctgtctttttgtctctatATGACTTTGTGATTgactggcgacctgtccagggtggaCCTTGCCTTCacccaatgaccactggagataggcaccagatCCCTGCAATTCTGAACAGGCACAAGCgggatagatggatagatgaaATAAGGCAGGACAATTTTGTCTGTGTGGTCGGAAtttgggcagaaaaaaaaggtaaaagatcCCATCCCAAGACAAAAAGaggttttctgtgtgtgtgtcaaaaaagtcaaaatgtacatttttaaatgaacatttttaggAGACTAATTCTGGAGTGGAACTTTGGTGAAAATGCTTTACTGTGACTCAGGTAAGCTGATAGGTAAGCAGACTTTAATTCTGTGTGGTTTGTACTTTGCTGAACTACCTGGGATGGGACAGCAGCTGGTTGGAGATGACACTACAGGGAGGAGAGATTAATgggaagaaaacacaaaccacaTAAATAGATTTTCATACATACACGTGCACATAAATAGAGTACTACACAACAGAACAGTACACATTCACAGCAAAATGGAGGTACAAACATATTCTCCTTTATTCATCATCTTtacacaacaaatgtttttaaatggttgGTGACACTAAATTTAGTAAATTATCACAACAAATACTTAAATATCATTTTAGAGAACAGAATTTTTGACTTggtaagttttttaaaacaattaggAAAACAACAAGCTTGGATTTTGTCAAGAGTGGAAAACCTTCCAGACAAACAAATTTATACTTACAccaatcagccataacattaaaACCATTGACAGGTAAGGGCGCACTGATCATCTTGTTTTGACACaatgttttgctgaaaaaaattTATCCTGGCTTTAACGTggtctttaaattaaacacttgCCAGCCAcctaaacatttttgaaaaccaATTACAAACCCCACATGGTGACAGTACTTATTTAAAGTGGCAGCCTGCttctcagaagaagaaaacagcagtgGGTACTCCGGAAACTACAAAAGAATGGCctaaagaaatacaacaaagaGTGCAAGATGTTCACCCAGCCTCCAAACCTTCTGAATTACAGCCTTTCAGGGTCTAATGAAACCTATGAGGAGTAAACCCAACCCACAAGATTCAACCTTATTATCTTAAGTGCCCACTGAATCTTTTTGAAATTCCCAGGACACCTCCCAGATATTCTTTGTCCAGATATTCTTTTCATTGGCATCAGGGGACATAAATAATATTAGTTGCCTGGTCATAATATTACGGCTAATGTGTAACAACATTGCCTGGCAGGGCTGCACTGAGGGTCTTTTCcacatattttgtgttttaattttggctTGTGTGTGCCCCTCTTTACATATTATACCAGAGGTCAGTCTCAATTTGACGCATGCAGTACCTGCTCCTGGCTGGGCTGGGCGGTCTGCAGAGCTGGGGCTGCAGACGGGACACTCTGCATTGTCTGTCTACTCTGCTGCACAGTAGGGGCTGACATAGCTGGAGCAGAACCCGTCTGTCAGAaacacatagaaaaaaaaaaacacattcaacaAAGCCTTTTTCTTAGATATAATATAACTGTCCgtctaaaataaatgaagcttGAGATTTAGTGTTTCAAAGCAAAAGCTGTGACAAAGGGGTGTTTTAGGGATTTATGTGGTTCCTCATGTGAGGTTACAATGgaaaagagaagctgcagcatTGTTCAACTGCTACCCATCTATTGTGTTAACTATAAGACACTGTTTAAGAGGCATACAATAAACATGAAATGGAACAATTACTGTGAACTAAGCAGGAGCTGAAACTGGGTGCTGACAGGAGCTAGGCAGCTGGCAAAATCATAAATGATACAGCAGGTTGCTGCTATGCAGGATTTAACCTACATGAAGTATTCTTCTCTAACCTACCAGTGGATCTGCTCTGCCTTTGTCGTAAAGTTGTGATGACAGCAGGTTCATGTCAAGATTAGACGTACGGCAGACAGGAGCATCCAGGCTCCGACTCTTGTCTGTATGCTCACTCATGGAAACACTAGTACCCCCTGTCTCCCTGTAGCTACGCACTGGATGATTAACATCTCTTCTATCAGAAAGGGTGGGAGAGCTGGTCCTGCGACTAACGATGTGATGGAGACAATAGTTGAGAAGGCTGAGATCTCCACTTTCACGCAAACTTTGTGGGAACACAACTTGAGTGAGTGAGGAATGACGTGAAGGACTGGTGAGCGTGGCTGGCTGACTGTTTGGTGATGATGTAGGAGATGAGGCCAAAACATGAGGCAGAGTGGCTGTAGAAGACTTTAACAAAGGTCTTCCAGGTGAACCTGGAGTGGATGCGGCAAAAGTGCGCTTGTGTGTGTGGCCCAATGATCCGCCTCCTTTAGTTCTGTCCTTGAGGAGAAGAGACATGCAAGCTTTGCAGTGGTGATGCTGTGGGTTGCGTGGGACACTCAGACAGACTTCTGGGAGGGATTGTAAATTCAGAGCAGTGTGAGGTGAATGAAAAGCACTTGCTGAGTCATGAGGGGAAAGACGATGTGAAGGTAAAAGGGGAGATAATACTGAGGCATTATAGGCATAGTTTGAGTAATCTGCTGCATGCACTGGACTCTCTGAGCTATCAGAAGATGATAGATTCTGTAA is part of the Kryptolebias marmoratus isolate JLee-2015 linkage group LG4, ASM164957v2, whole genome shotgun sequence genome and harbors:
- the wnk2 gene encoding serine/threonine-protein kinase WNK2 isoform X7, which translates into the protein MNSADNSGKDPPLGSTYSSAPNLDSDINANACRCVFENGADHNVNIQNLVLRGASDPSAYTSTDHQGLVRRRFVRKSLWVSDHEEQPVDPPELIVNSSPVVSIDLRTIVDRSRARALQGALLQETSSTESQVGLKDSATESVSADEERGEKREKEPRKAEVGPSDVTGKAGSDENEEEPGMKAVSTSPGGRFLKFDIELGRGSFKTVYKGLDTETWVEVAWCELQERKLSKAERQRFKEEAEMLKALQHPNIVRFYDFWESPVKGKKCIVLVTELMTSGTLKTYLKRFKVMKPKVLRRWCRQILKGLHFLHTRAPPIIHRDLKCDNIFITGPTGSVKIGDLGLATLKRASFAKSVIGTPEFMAPEMYEEHYDEAVDVYAFGMCMLEMATSEYPYSECQNAAQIYRKVTSGVKPASYSKVSDPEIKEIIGECICHRWEERYSIKDLLNHAYFAEDTGVRVELNEEDDGKKSSIALKLWVEDPKKLKGKYKDTGAIEFTFDLGNEVPEVVAQEMVDSGFFLECDVKIVGKSIRDRVALIKWRRARTGSPNTNSEAAGKKMQQNLLQVPGTGAPKEATLAPVDYEDQETLICTVPVITSVTSDSGVNSAMQLDDLSNQQNGTYQSLPEPISTAQVVCSPPLQTEPQLHQGTSHQLTAQASHENSTQQTTQLHPGGYQQPTGSLQPGAFQQPAAQLHQCQPTGSAPAMSAPTVQQSRQTMQSVPSAAPALQTAQPSQEQCHLQPAAVPSQLLSADQLASHLSPPDTSTSFPLCSAPPPLLPLQISTQFSSSYSIVPVPPPFSPASLPSACSSSGTPISSSYYSTSPHLPSLPLTPHAALSSVPPLGSPQTPISTPQHGPSLALPIPLLGLAKSPVVPQQQGGLPTSQAHFSSFHSTYTLPLSQVQPTPFPAPHPEQELTEQPVQVIAPHGTLGDVQLLETVPPVLTAGQPSLWGETTAAGQASVSVPATVQFETKVPAQTPPPVSVSAQAAAALPTPASALVKVPTSVPTHVLPTLEPMASTQVQAPLSTSGFTAELTTVPTISSGTPSAMDKFKISTPGLASDPTSVSLSAPIQPAAPVAASVLQPAGIQTTTSLPECASLTTTQQNIETTSISGSLQHEPCVEDLLRDKALSLSSYAYDSLNSDIASGKETSDGYESLASGSKGDVKPRKHHRKSARTRSRQEKTSKPKLSMLNVCNTGDKMVECQLETHNHKMVTFKFDLDGDAPEEIATYMVENGFILPLEKEIFIDQLKDIVDKAEDMLNEDMGSEKTTALSCSPLQGQMSEVGESQQPGAPQPVYQQNVLHTGKRWFIICPVEETPISSQDTLSDGTATQSPGSSAATQPADSITARPTTSREEGSSSTMSGGSGGFHFDLYGFSSPPISSNTDPLLLATLSPPVSAPPTLQSASSLEPAVSSLQSAVHQVKPVRAQTLPPSLPHTSFQVEDSHETPRGSVSPSHAAQQKLELTRPVSIADEVPCCPLVMPLSLDVSTSQGGSPLTPLPLQELGSTKEPSSVSYASTARPELPQQPVVLHQPFSAVGGTKVSSLPQSPAPSQHGAGPSESDGEGRLGRGGFVDSTIKTLDEKLRNLLYQEYAPMYPSGSAAETPGSGTEYIQFPPGPDSATGGSGNSTPGPIGEGRYRAGEQLPQIPERMDSLSTLSDSAVCASLSRRHVPHSVSCTGTRGRFKIISVPPEVANRRDVKQRSWSSAASPAHPIEYIGDQVQAEVLATSTTIGRFSVVSTEDEITQRTRCSRYSAPPDFYLDTPPSMDSGAESSPVKPTPATLSHHPRSERRGSDLMKRAVAFLRRTGRSSSVQSSDSPGRHGGVQGSAYISSDNDSEMEDSDIKKELQRLREKHLREISELQAHQRGEVELLYRRLGKAPPPGLGLLHVAPNGSRRKRSSRHRLKPGKLLSPLVQQFRNVKTKTGESSKSSTAAAASAETTVSLNGSPAKMPFPTHSRPRSCTSHLPTSTSEPVQTQQPCSLKGSLSSDNIYAGLHGDGIGTQAPPGQGWSNYPQPSERVTYKSSSKPRARFLSGPVSLSIWSTLKRLCLGKERGSRFGASASGAFNPSQQMPGVVTPPPPQPVIGLAQAQANNSNNKKGTCMNATENNMPEDLQGLMDDWAQEVLIVTHRPRTTSLSIRGQQQWDQVGPPTHKQPASASEASSWTTQGPIACTLPPSWPDSPGSTVMTSPSSGLHHAYQLHSPAPFRALPSPLSFNQWPGFFFPVPPGVFAFPAVPSAQSSPTSAPPHQMTDPKAKTL
- the wnk2 gene encoding serine/threonine-protein kinase WNK2 isoform X9, translating into MNSADNSGKDPPLGSTYSSAPNLDSDINANACRCVFENGADHNVNIQNLVLRGASDPSAYTSTDHQGLVRRRFVRKSLWVSDHEEQPVDPPELIVNSSPVVSIDLRTIVDRSRARALQGALLQETSSTESQVGLKDSATESVSADEERGEKREKEPRKAEVGPSDVTGKAGSDENEEEPGMKAVSTSPGGRFLKFDIELGRGSFKTVYKGLDTETWVEVAWCELQERKLSKAERQRFKEEAEMLKALQHPNIVRFYDFWESPVKGKKCIVLVTELMTSGTLKTYLKRFKVMKPKVLRRWCRQILKGLHFLHTRAPPIIHRDLKCDNIFITGPTGSVKIGDLGLATLKRASFAKSVIGTPEFMAPEMYEEHYDEAVDVYAFGMCMLEMATSEYPYSECQNAAQIYRKVTSGVKPASYSKVSDPEIKEIIGECICHRWEERYSIKDLLNHAYFAEDTGVRVELNEEDDGKKSSIALKLWVEDPKKLKGKYKDTGAIEFTFDLGNEVPEVVAQEMVDSGFFLECDVKIVGKSIRDRVALIKWRRARTGSPNTNSEAAGKKMQQNLLQVPGTGAPKEATLAPVDYEDQETLICTVPVITSVTSDSGVNSAMQLDDLSNQQNGTYQSLPEPISTAQVVCSPPLQTEPQLHQGTSHQLTAQASHENSTQQTTQLHPGGYQQPTGSLQPGAFQQPAAQLHQCQPTGSAPAMSAPTVQQSRQTMQSVPSAAPALQTAQPSQEQVIAPHGTLGDVQLLETVPPVLTAGQPSLWGETTAAGQASVSVPATVQFETKVPAQTPPPVSVSAQAAAALPTPASALVKVPTSVPTHVLPTLEPMASTQVQAPLSTSGFTAELTTVPTISSGTPSAMDKFKISTPGLASDPTSVSLSAPIQPAAPVAASVLQPAGIQTTTSLPECASLTTTQQNIETTSISGSLQHEPCVEDLLRDKALSLSSYAYDSLNSDIASGKETSDGYESLASGSKGDVKPRKHHRKSARTRSRQEKTSKPKLSMLNVCNTGDKMVECQLETHNHKMVTFKFDLDGDAPEEIATYMVENGFILPLEKEIFIDQLKDIVDKAEDMLNEDMGSEKTTALSCSPLQGQMSEVGEVGKSQQPGAPQPVYQQNVLHTGKRWFIICPVEETPISSQDTLSDGTATQSPGSSAATQPADSITARPTTSRGHCALTHQQEGSSSTMSGGSGGFHFDLYGFSSPPISSNTDPLLLATLSPPVSAPPTLQSASSLEPAVSSLQSAVHQVKPVRAQTLPPSLPHTSFQVEDSHETPRGSVSPSHAAQQKLELTRPVSIADEVPCCPLVMPLSLDVSTSQGGSPLTPLPLQELGSTKEPSSVSYASTARPELPQQPVVLHQPFSAVGGTKVSSLPQSPAPSQHGAGPSESDGEGRLGRGGFVDSTIKTLDEKLRNLLYQEYAPMYPSGSAAETPGSGTEYIQFPPGPDSATGGSGNSTPGPIGEGRYRAGEQLPQIPERMDSLSTLSDSAVCASLSRRHVPHSVSCTGTRGRFKIISVPPEVANRRDVKQRSWSSAASPAHPIEYIGDQVQAEVLATSTTIGRFSVVSTEDEITQRTRCSRYSAPPDFYLDTPPSMGKRGSLPRAQTSDSVPVDVTVHARFLSSDSGAESSPVKPTPATLSHHPRSERRGSDLMKRAVAFLRRTGRSSSVQSSDSPGRHGGVQGSAYISSDNDSEMEDSDIKKELQRLREKHLREISELQAHQRGEVELLYRRLGKAPPPGLGLLHVAPNGSRRKRSSRHRLKPGKLLSPLVQQFRNVKTKTGESSKSSTAAAASAETTVSLNGSPAKMPFPTHSRPRSCTSHLPTSTSEPVQTQQPCSLKGSLSSDNIYAGLHGDGIGTQAPPGQGWSNYPQPSERVTYKSSSKPRARFLSGPVSLSIWSTLKRLCLGKERGSRFGASASGAFNPSQQMPGVVTPPPPQPVIGLAQAQANNSNNKKGTCMNATENNMPEDLQGLMDDWAQEVLIVTHRPRTTSLSIRGQQQWDQVGPPTHKQPASASEASSWTTQGPIACTLPPSWPDSPGSTVMTSPSSGLHHAYQLHSPAPFRALPSPLSFNQWPGFFFPVPPGVFAFPAVPSAQSSPTSAPPHQMTDPKAKTL